GCGTCGTGGGACAAGGTATAGTTGCTATAAGTCAACACGCCAAAAGTATACCACTCCcgtgtaatataataaactaTAAATACTAAGAACGcaagatttatttttgcataaaAATACGTAAACTTAAAATTGGTCAATTTTGTAAGGCAGTTGTTATAGAGATCGCTACGACGAAAAAAAGGTTTTACTACTCGCagtaaaataacataaattttaaaaaatcgaaaaaaaaaaattaaaaaaataaaatgcagCAATAtgaggtaaaaaaaataaaatgcagCAATAtgaggtaaaaaaaataaaatgcagCAATAtgaggtaaaaaaaataaaatgcagcaataaaagataaaaaaaataaaatgtagcaaaataagataaaaaaaataaaataaaacaaaataaaatgaagtaatTTTTAATGTGCATTTTATTACTCCTTGTTTAACTTCGATCATAAAAAACTATTTCcgaaatattttcttataattttatttgtcaCTCTTGCGTCATAGCAGATCCAGTCcctttgtaaaaaaatatgtatttgtacatgcatacatacatatgcacatatctatccatatatatatatatatatatatggcaCATACCACATAATGCATTTTGCATAAATACGTTTATGTACGCATTTTTGTgtagtataatttttttctttcccatatgtattatacaaatttatacatatatatatataatatacatgaatattatgaatacatatatgcgcaTAATTAGTAGTACAACTGAAGTGTTCACGTAAAGGGGCCCCCCCACCACCTCAACATGTGCGtagtaaattttaaaatattataacccctctttactttttctttatttttttcgaaaaaaaaaaaatagtagtaCTACCTAAACTGCTCTCTTCTCCTtctattatgataaaaatatattactttgaaaattaataaaagatgtatgcacattttagtaaaaagatttttcctcatttttctccttttagTTAAATACATTTGGAAAAgattacaataaaaattaatcaattgataatacattttttataatatgtgagctattttgtatatatagtATGTAGAAGTATCCCTTGTTATTTCTTTACTATATAAGCATCCCCCCTTGGCTCCTTTTAATAACAACATTGCTTTTTACGTATAATGcgtttcattaaatatatatgtataatatatatgtataatatgtatgtataatatgtatgtatgtaattgctcatacgtatatgtataatttattgtttatattattcatacatTTAACACTTCAATGTTGAGCACTGATTTTtcggagaaaaaaaaaaaaaaaaaaatattgagtATTCGaaaacagtaaaaaaatattaaaatgacCTTTCTTATAGTCACCTCCCCcccttattatttttttttttttatttccagtTTTATTACAAACATAATGtgtaatacataaatatggttaaaaaaaaaaaaaaaaaaggggtacaatttttattaacataataGTTGTAAGGGTATTATATGTGCAATTGTTTgtcagtaaaaaaaaagcgttTAAACATGTGAatacatatacgtgtatatgtaAGTAGGCATACGCTTTAACTTCGTACATAATAAGCTTGGCACCTACAAACACCGTATTATTACGTTCACAGCAAAACAGTTTCTTCCACAATGCCCtgttttatgtataatagaAATCAGGTTAATTTTActgccaaaaaaaaaagcggcGTTAAAATGGTGTTAAAATGGTGTTAAAACGgcattgatttttttttttttttaaatagcaTAAATCAATGCCCTTAGAAAGATTATCCTAAAAAaggtttattaaaaaaaaaagaggcaGTAGAAGTAGCAGTAGTAAAGAGTTACCTAAAAATTTACGCAAGTAAAtggtacatatacacatacacacgcACACACTACTGAcgtgcaattttttttgaaaaattatataaagtaCATGGGTTAAAAATGCGTGGAAGGAGCAAACACACACggaaaaaaggataaacaaaaaatggaaacaaaatggaaacaaaatggaaacaaaatggaaacaaaatggaaacaaaatggaaacaaaatggaaacaaaatggaaacaaaatggaaacaaaatggaaacaaaatggaaataaaaaggaaacaaaatggaaataaaaaggaaacaaaatggaaaaaacaaaacaaaaaaaaaggaaaggaagggaaaggaaaaaaaaatcgcTTTGATAACAAAACAACCATATAACGGGGAAAAATTTTATCGTCGATTATATGTTCCCTTTTCCCAGTTGCAATAACGTTAGatgtgtaaaaatatatatatatatatatatatatgtgcgtacGTATGTATCCATTTACGTCTGCTTGAACATGTACTAAGGAGTATGTCTTCCTTCCCCCTTCTGTTGGGTCAAAATTTAATTTGCTTAATATTTCCGGGTATTACAAAATAAGGAGGTAAATTCTTAGTCGTTAAGGATATGGGACATAATatatcaattaaaaaatcatttttattttcttcaattCTGTCAACATCTTCGttattttcgttattttggctattttcgttattttgactattttcgttattttggctattttcgttattttgactattttcgttattttgactattttcgttattttcGATCTTCGTATTTTCAATTTCTCGAACATTTTGAACATGTACAAAAGCAGCTATATTCATAAGATGAACATAATGTATATCTTTCGAATAGGAAACACCTAAAATACAGTTAAGTAAATTTTTCACCTGTCCATTATATAAACTAACAGACACtgtttctctttttatgTTTCTACAATCAGCCGGAAGCGCTGATAAAGGAACAGCTAGATTTGTGTCCAACTTAACAAAATTTGTTGAGctatatttaaaagttatataaTGGCTCTTCTTATATATGCTATTATTAACATGTATATCCTTTgagaaataattataaaaccaAATGTTCTTGCAATATTTCAGTCTATTGCTGTCAGATGGAATTACACCTTCATATTTCGGCATTCCAATAATTTCTACCGCTTTTTCTTTGTGCCCACTATGATCATAACATGATTCGACATTACCACTATTGCCGACATTGGCGCTGCTGATGAAACTGCTGCACATATTACCATTGCCAATGTTGCTACCACCTCCATCATCGCTTCTAACCCCATCGGCATTCACCATGATATGACCGCTACTCGTATTGACGTTACCACCCCCTGCATGATTACCTATACCATTTGTTCCTGCATAGTAAAGATTTTCTACAGGACCAACTGCACCACGATTTAGGTTACTACTGTTATTATGGTAACTGCTTATACCGTCATTAGTTACTCTAGGTTGATTTTCCATATTCCTCACGTTGATGTGATTGGATCCATTACCCTGGTTGTAATACTCCTTTAGGGAATAATGAAGAAAGGAGTTATCGATAACTACAACaatattaatgttataaatttCGATTAAATTTTGAACAGTCTTATAATCTGCTTCTGATGGgacatttaatataaaaccAGATGCGAATATAATTTCTTGTtcagtattatttttaaaatttgctgattgataatttaaattatttaacaaCATTAAATACACACAACTACTTATACATTCATTAATAtggtaatataaatttatatcttcATTTATATCAAGATAgccaaaaaaataatcaagtgcatatttcatattattcatattatcaTATACAAAGCAACTCATAATTCCAGGTcctttatttaattcaattttatCACAACTACATTTTGTGTCTGTTTCAATAAATATAGGTTTAAAACCCGATTTCGAAGCATAATTTAGTAAAAGCATCGAAACGGAGCTTTTTCCTGAACTATTATTTCCTGTAATCAGTATACGCGGACCAActgttttcttcttttttgctAATTTTCTATATGCATCTAAAATGTATGATAAAGACAAATAATCTTTCATCGTGctatttttactttcataTTCTTGCAAAGTTTTTCCCTTTATTTGAATAGTACAAcctgtatatgtataaatagaaaatttttcattaaaccCAAAATAGTAATCTTTATCTAACACTAGTTCTCTTCCAAATATTTCCGCTGAACTATTCGCAttcttttcgttttttcgcAAAGCCTGATTTGACAATATCCTAATTTTTATGCACTCCTCTTTTTCATCAAATTTCGAAGCCTTTTCCAATGTCACGATCCGCAGTTCGCGAAATGCTTTCAGGTGGTAGATCCTTGTGTTGTTCGCAATTGCTCCAATTGCTGCCATTGGAGCTATTGcggtaattatttttttttattttttgggATACGTGGCTACTGAGACTGTCCCTATTTGGCTTTCTTATATCGAactataaatacatatacatatgtatatatgcatgtatgtatatatatatatatatatatttatttatttatttatttattatttttttttttttatcgagctatttttaattcaatGCAAATTTAttgagtaaaaaaaaaaaaaaaaaaaaaagctaccTGCCAAGGAACTATGTTAGGCACATACTAGgcaattataattataacaacaCATAATAATGCTTTTAACAGTTCACACTTGGTTATTTGCAAACAATTATAAAGCTCTATTATACGATACATTTTATCCATtcacataattttataaaactgATGGGAAATTGATTACCCCTTTTTACCTTGCCTagtaaggaaaaaaaaatattacatatacaaGTAAAATTGAAAACCTACATTAGAATGCGCTTGCGGAGTATACAAGGAAAAAGAAGTTCTTTCCCTTAAACAAAGTGTTAAACATATGtgcgtatatacatatgtacgtatatacatatgtacgtatatacatatgtacgtatatacatatgtacgtatatacatatgtacgtatatacatatatatatgtatatatatatatacatatacttctacatatatacacaggAGTTTTCGcgaatatgtattttttttttttcatacatacaaaaatgCGTATAATATTGCGCATGTACAAGGCGGCAACATTTTAATAACTCTGTActattgaaatattttcaacAAAAATTGCATGAACTGTTCAGGAGAAAACACGTGCTTtagatatacatttttttggagaaaaaaaaacaacataGAAATCTCCCCTTGCATATTCAGcgatttttttgttaaatttttttaaataagaatGCGTAAGATTCGTAAACGTCAATACATTCATACGTATaagttaataaataaatatgcatatatatatatatatatatatatatatatatatatatatatatatttttaatacgcATTATCTAGCGCTGTAAGGTTCAGTCATTTGCCCAGAATTAAGCTTTTTAAATTCCGTTTATTTTTAGTTTGTTGTTGAGTCATTAAAAAAACTGCTAAATTTTGTTCTTGCGCGGAGATGCGAGGTCCATTTTGCGCGCATTGTGCGTTagtatataaacaaataaataaataaataaatgaatatatatatatgtacattcaCTCGTAtctatgtttgtatatatatagggatgtggcaaatttttttttttcatggcgtatttttaaatttttaaatatacgtCCTTTCttactaattttttcctCCAACTTTGGCTTGTTCacgtaaaatattttttttcaaataaaactGATCGCAAATaaatttgatatttttatattttacccTTTTCAATTATCCCCATTTCTGTACTCCTCACAACTGATGTTTGTGTTGCGAGCCTTTGATcgttaacatatatataaatgggtatgtatatgtgaatGAATGCATCATGTTTATTCATATGGTATATGTATAGACATAGCGCTTCCCCCCTAGTAacgaattaaaaaaaaaaaaaaaaaaaaaaaaaaaatgacgaGTAAAGCAAATGTCATACATTTTGCAGATGCAAATAATacagggaaaaaaaaaataataattgttttaGAGGGTGCCCATTTACAACTAATAGAAtcaaaaagatatatatatgaactaaCTAACAACAATAAGCATAGACAGATAttattaaaggaaaaaaaagatgaaaatataaagaattatagACCAGATATACTTCATCAGTGcttaattcatttattagAAAGCCCTTTAAACAAATATGGGATGTTAcagatatatgtaaaaactCATGATAaccaattattttatatctcGCCACATTTGAAAATTCCCAAAACATACAATCAGTTTGAAGCCTTGATGGTTAcgtttttaagaaaatataaaatcaaAGCAAACGAAAATAGAATgtatttattgaaaattattaagaatgattataataatatattaccaGTTAATGGAAAGAAAATAGGATTATCAATGAAAGGCAAAAAAGTTAATTTAGCTGACTATGTACAGAATTTTGAAAAGGAGGACACACccataacattttttataggTGCTGTAGCATATTCAAACCCTGTTATTAAATTAGAAATACTAGATGAAACTATAAGCATTTCCGAATTTAGTTTAAGTGCTGCAACTTGTTGCTCTTCTATTTGCTCGGAATTTGAAAATTTGTGGAAGCTTTTTTGATAAGTCGTCCGAGAGAGGGATACACTACGCTGATGATATGGGAATGTAGTACATATAATAcgtatatgtgtgcatataacCCATGGGCATGCATActcacatacatacatgcatatgtacatatatatatatatatatatatatatatatatatatatatatatatatatatatacaccttGTGcgcaaatttttaatatgcattcatttgtaataatatttgaaaaaaacaaaataaaggaagCAGCTCTCATCTcttataactttttaaatgaaaacatGTTTGTACCATAGGATCgccataaaatttattttgtatatttttatgaacgtgtgaaatgaaaaagaaaacaaaaaaattaagtgcATAATTTATCTCTGTACAACTTTTTTGTCACCCACAcacacaaacatatatatataagcggAATAacaacatatttttaatgaagaaaaacATGATTATACTTGAACGAGGTatgcccttttttttttttttttataatttgctccacattttataatatatgaaaatatcaTGAAATGGGGAGATGAGAGAAAGAGAAATGAAATGATTATATTTGTGTTTTATttgcataaaaaatatatatatatcttctttttttttttaaaattatcaacTGGTGTGTAACTATATACACACCATATATTTgttcctcctttttttttttttttttttattaatttcatttttaagtaTGTCTCTCCATGCAATTtgctaattttttaagtCAAATTTGTATGAACATGTATAactcatatgtatatatatatatatatatatacatatgagttatacgtacataaagTGCATATCTTGTCCATGTTTGCAAATGAGACCAAACTTGTTAAACTAGACCAACACTTTTCCATTTCACATACATGTGTGCAGtaacatttattataaattttagcttttagaaaaaacgcttctttttttttttttaaatataaagaagcAAAGCTCAGCAAGCGATGAAACATACCAACTAAACGTGTGTAAAAATGTACACATTCATGTTAAAAACACTCGCACATGCATACGGATGGCTATGgaaatgtatgtacatacatatatacctacatacgcatatataatatatataagtgttcgtatatacatatgtactaatttttttagttaaaaaCATTTGGTCTTATATAAtcttatttcattttgatatttttttgggGGGAAGGGGGTGTTGTCTATTTTAACGGTACTAAAAAAGCAtctatttcaaaaaaaaaaaagttttaaaaaaaaagaaatgcaaaaaaaaaaaaaaaaagtaataaaaggaaatcatgataataatatattacattgtAAATGCTCAATATTgtgttttaatataaaagtccaatttaaaaaaaaaaaaaaaaaaaaagaaaaggagaataacacatacatatatatatatatatataagtatatatatgtatacatacttgtaaatatatacataagacATATAGACATAAACcacatatacattatatatacccTATATATAccctatatatacatatatatacatatatatacatatatatatatatatatatatatatatatatatatatcaatgtGTGCACTTTTTTATATCCCTACTGTGATACCATTTTCTGTACAGTCAAAAAACAGCCAtgaaatgcaaaaaaaaaaattatgaatttttttttggaaaatatttCCATAACCATGAAAAGTACCCCAATTGTTgtacattttcattattatcagtattattttttgaatttgaTTCAGTATCaccttttgttttattttctgtaatattttttgatttatcttcttcattaattacatcttttttaatttgttcttttgGTATACTTTCGCTATCACTTTTTTTTGGagaattattttcttcagGTTTTTTTACAACCTTAATATTTTTCGCGATTACTGTTTTTTTAACcggtatattattattattattattatcctacaaaaaaaaaaaaaaaaaaagttatgaGGTTAATATGTTAACAAGTTAAAACGCTGTAAAGAGATACAattaaatagtaataatattaagtaGTAATAGTATTAAGTAGTAATAGTATTATATAGGAGTAATATTAAGTAGTAATAGTATTAAATaggaataatattaaataggaataatattaaataggaataatattaaataggaataatattaaataggaataatattaaataggaataatattaagtaggaataatattaagtaggaataatattaaactgtaataatattaagtagtaataatattaaataggaataatattaaatagttatattttgtatatgcTTTTCGCATTCATAACGGCAGCTTATTTATTGTTCAAATGTAATGCTCAGACACTTGATgtgaatatgaaaatttttataaacaattCAACTTGTGCACACTTAAAATGTGAAAGGTCCCTAGTGTGCtcacatgtacacatatatatgtatcaacATGCACGTATGCActgcatatataatatacgcgtatatacaaacatgtatatatgtatgtatatatatatatatatatatatatatatatatatatatatatatatatatatatatagacacATATTAACACACAATTGCGATATAGGAAAAAAAGtcaaatgtaaaaattaataaaaaattgcgCAGAAATCATGCAACGGACAGTATGAAAAAACCAACAACATTAGAAGCTTTGCTTTGTATGATTAAACAATACAAAAAGgggaatgaaaaaaaaaaattttatataatacttcAACACGACATAAAAAGTACTATGTAGAAGTAATACACACGAATAACTCACTATATCTTATGCAACACAATaatggaaatttttttttttttttttttttttttattattatattcaaaaaaacattaacaaGCAATAACAAACGAAGATATTTtgaaacatacatataataatgcaCATATGTTATAAACATGTAAACAAGCATGGGTTTACAGTAACTTAACAAATCattctattattttgtaaCTATTGTACACAGTGCGGATAATACTTCTTGTTCTGATattacatgaatatatatatatatgtatatatatatatgtatagatatagatatatataaaatacacaGATAAAGCATATTCCTCAAGCACATCCAATCagtatttaaattataatttaattttttttttttttccatttactTCTTCTTCTTTAGAATTAAGCttctttaatttaatattcgGGTTGCTAGTAGTGGGCGGTTTATTAACTTTCGTCATCTTTACAATTTGtcgttatttatttttttttttttttagaacaaAATTTGTACTTCTTGCTACGAACTTTTTACCTTGTTTCATGTATTCAAATAAGGAAAACAGGTAACAACGTTATAAAACTTCGTATTAGAATAAGCAATAAATTGTTCTAATGAtggttacatatatatatacttaaaagtatataatatatgtataatttatgcatacatatatacatatatatatgtataatttatgtatatatactattaaaataaaaaacacagtaataaaatatttcaaagacaaaaaaatatattaaaaaaaaaaaaatttctttttttttttaattagtcATATTAAGTAGTAGTAGTctcaatttatatatatacaatgcATATACAAGGGTAAAGGCATATAAAAAAGgcaattaaacaaaattcttataataattttaaaaaaacaaaaatttactcaagtatttaaaaaattactatatgtttttattattattacaattgtattatatatatatatatatatggacgtatttatatatatgttttatatataaataagcattaataatacaaataatatatgtatgtatatttttttacatacataaaaatatgatatatgtatgtataaactctgaactattatttttttgtattatttctttttctttatatattttgccatttaaaaagaaattgttagaaagtaataatatataaaataactactattattatatatatttttatacataaactcaatatatatatatatatatatcataatatttaagcatataaatgtacataatatatatatatatattcttgctgttcatacataaaaaaaataaatatttttagataTACAATTtgcatacttatatatgtatatataatacatttaatggtatatttattaattttgaataagaaataatatatacagttttattttatatattacgtattatttgtatttattcatactacatatatatatatatatatatatatatatatatatatatatatatatatatataaatatacgcaTATTTATGATTAACTAACGTAtttaagtacatatatataaacatatatccatatgcatatatatatattatatatatgtatttattacgTACTTATGCATACTAATAAGATATGAATTATACCCATGTAATAACAATATGAGACGAAaccaaaaatattttttttgtaatatattacgATCTTGTCAAATtgtcaaaatttaaaataaaaataaaaagattagCACTAAAcaagtatattatttatttttatcaagcAAACATAAAAACACCTATGAAAAGATAATTTTGAaagtttaaaataatttgaattttgtaaatttgtaatatataaaattttttgaattatttaacTTCAGTGctctttttatgtatatatatataatttctaaaataaaaataaattaattataaatttcgTTTATTCaaaagatataatatatttcatttttaaagcaattttttaatatatataatataaaccgtatgtatatatatatctaagtatataattataggTACATACTAatttgtacgtatatatatatatatatatatatatatatatatatatataagtatatagggatataggtatatttgtataactTGTTATGACTTaacattatatttcttttattttgaacTTAGTTTAGTGTTGGTTTAGCAACGTGGTTTATTTTCTCATTCCTAGTTAGGTACTTTCAGGTTTAGTTCGGTTTAGTTCAAACTTTAGGTCCATTTGCTTACAtgaacttatttttttttttttatttccttttatttttttaatctgttgaatatgataaaaaaaaaaaaatacctgAACATgcaaggaaaaaataaaataggagaaaaaaataataatgactaagcctattttaatatattagtaGTAATTTATTGGTTACTCTTACTGACTGTACCaaactattattttatatgtataataaatgaatgaatgatgttttttaattaaaggCAATTGTACCATATGTATAGTAATTGCAcagtatacgtatatgttatatatatatgtatatatatatatatataaattttaatggaATGTATAATTGTTTATTCATGTAAGAAATCgtttatattatgaattaataataGTGTATTTAACAGGAAAATTCCTATAGATATAAGaagattttatatatttaaattatagcCTATACACGGTGTGAGTgattgtttatataatttaggAAGTTTTTTACATAGAAAAGCAGTTGTTCACGCAAAAAAGGAATTGTTtatgtatacttatatatacatgcatatatatattatatatatacatatatgtgtatatataatgtatgtgttatatatttatattatatatactcgTTTAAGGCACCATATTATGTACTAACTACACAAGCGCTATTAAATAttgttcttaattttttctacaaatttttttcgtaaaaaaattttctaaatgTGCCAAAATTTTTAAGAGAGCGTTACTGagaaatctttttttttttttttttttttttttttcgtttatatatgtgtatatatatatatatgtatatacaacgGATTAAAGATTAAAGCTAAACTATTTTATTGCCCAACCCACGTGCACATACGTACCATCTTGAAtgattttaattattttattatactcattttaattattttattatactcattttaattattttattatactgatgttattcattttattatactcaTGTTactcattttattatactcaTGTTactcattttattatactcatgttactttatttatatttcatttttttactgTAATTTATCACCACTCCTTATAATTTTCAGAacctttattcttttatttaacattttaaatgtttaataatttatgctCTTCTTTGGTATGAATAATACTATTGTAATTTTATGACCTGTTAATGTTTTTTactgttaatattttatagaggcaaaacaaaaaaaaaataaaaaggtactaatatgtataataggggtaaacatatatatatacagtacATTAATTTAACTTTCGTACAACTTATTAATTGAAGCCATTTGTTCCATTATTAAGATAttgcatttttcttttttttttttttttcgcctctttgtataaagaaaaaggctaaaaacaaattataaaaaaaaaattttttttttgttaatttaatGTAGCTAATAATTGCATTTACACATAgttaaatttacaaataatatttttttttttttgccattTTTGTTAAATCTGTTTAAGAGAGCAATATTATATACCAaacaaaatttgaaaatttgaaaatttgaaaaatgttTGGTGTGTAATATGTTCTGTTCTTTGCTTCTTAAATTACAGAacaagtaaataaaaaaaaggaatgcGAGAAAAAATTGAAGCGATAAAAGGAAACCCGATGATTCTGTGAAAGGCCTTTTTCTTTGGGAAATTAGTGTACACgtgtacacatgtacatatgtacatacaagtacataaattcttataatacttatatacacataatatatacacaaatatcTATGTACACAGatttatacgtataaacACTTGTGAGCGCACCGCATAACAAACTGCAGCAGTTATGTAGGCGACGGCGACTAGCGAAAGCTCAAATTTTCATagaaattttcttttcatattattctattattcCATTAAAAAGTAGTATGTACATTTAAATGATTCTCATTTAGGTAAAggtgataaaaaaaaaaaaattcataaaatggGATAGAAAATGAAGcgtcttctttttttttttttttttttttttttttgaattatactTTTCCTAAACTGCCATTACTAAATAAAAGTGAAAGACGTTTT
The sequence above is drawn from the Plasmodium malariae genome assembly, chromosome: 5 genome and encodes:
- the PmUG01_05024500 gene encoding clp1-related protein, putative; the encoded protein is MAAIGAIANNTRIYHLKAFRELRIVTLEKASKFDEKEECIKIRILSNQALRKNEKNANSSAEIFGRELVLDKDYYFGFNEKFSIYTYTGCTIQIKGKTLQEYESKNSTMKDYLSLSYILDAYRKLAKKKKTVGPRILITGNNSSGKSSVSMLLLNYASKSGFKPIFIETDTKCSCDKIELNKGPGIMSCFVYDNMNNMKYALDYFFGYLDINEDINLYYHINECISSCVYLMLLNNLNYQSANFKNNTEQEIIFASGFILNVPSEADYKTVQNLIEIYNINIVVVIDNSFLHYSLKEYYNQGNGSNHINVRNMENQPRVTNDGISSYHNNSSNLNRGAVGPVENLYYAGTNGIGNHAGGGNVNTSSGHIMVNADGVRSDDGGGSNIGNGNMCSSFISSANVGNSGNVESCYDHSGHKEKAVEIIGMPKYEGVIPSDSNRLKYCKNIWFYNYFSKDIHVNNSIYKKSHYITFKYSSTNFVKLDTNLAVPLSALPADCRNIKRETVSVSLYNGQVKNLLNCILGVSYSKDIHYVHLMNIAAFVHVQNVREIENTKIENNENSQNNENSQNNENSQNNENSQNNENSQNNENNEDVDRIEENKNDFLIDILCPISLTTKNLPPYFVIPGNIKQIKF
- the NEP1 gene encoding ribosomal RNA small subunit methyltransferase NEP1, putative — its product is MTSKANVIHFADANNTGKKKIIIVLEGAHLQLIESKRYIYELTNNNKHRQILLKEKKDENIKNYRPDILHQCLIHLLESPLNKYGMLQIYVKTHDNQLFYISPHLKIPKTYNQFEALMVTFLRKYKIKANENRMYLLKIIKNDYNNILPVNGKKIGLSMKGKKVNLADYVQNFEKEDTPITFFIGAVAYSNPVIKLEILDETISISEFSLSAATCCSSICSEFENLWKLF
- the PmUG01_05024700 gene encoding conserved Plasmodium protein, unknown function, encoding MTKVNKPPTTSNPNIKLKKLNSKEEEDNNNNNNIPVKKTVIAKNIKVVKKPEENNSPKKSDSESIPKEQIKKDVINEEDKSKNITENKTKGDTESNSKNNTDNNENVQQLGYFSWLWKYFPKKNS